The following are from one region of the Methanobrevibacter sp. genome:
- a CDS encoding zinc ribbon domain-containing protein, translated as MGSYYVIDVNSEDEFNSQLQLYFSQKYKLESNYNGQATLKKKSYSTGLLIVLILLIWPAALIYYFTASDDVVVIKQNYAAGPGAASAASTAAPDEEIVSYCGHCGAGLTADSKFCPGCGADVGAPEEEVKAIEAPAAEEAVEDEVEEEAKPAEVID; from the coding sequence ATGGGCTCATATTATGTTATTGACGTAAACAGCGAAGATGAATTCAACAGTCAACTGCAATTGTATTTTTCCCAAAAATACAAGTTGGAAAGCAACTACAACGGACAGGCAACATTGAAGAAGAAATCATACAGCACAGGATTATTGATTGTCTTGATTCTCCTTATATGGCCGGCAGCCTTGATTTACTATTTCACAGCTTCAGACGATGTTGTGGTAATCAAGCAGAACTATGCCGCCGGACCGGGCGCAGCATCCGCAGCTTCTACTGCAGCTCCAGATGAGGAAATCGTTTCATACTGCGGACACTGCGGTGCAGGACTTACTGCAGACTCAAAGTTCTGTCCTGGATGCGGTGCTGATGTAGGTGCTCCTGAAGAGGAAGTTAAAGCCATTGAAGCACCTGCAGCCGAAGAAGCTGTTGAAGATGAAGTTGAAGAGGAAGCAAAACCTGCTGAAGTGATAGATTAA
- a CDS encoding ATP-binding protein — MAVKYLPRIVDDDLEKYLTMIGAILIVGPKWCGKTTTGEQHANSVLKLQDKDNFKTNMMWADIEPSRLLKGDKPRLIDEWQVAPVLWDSVRTSVDESEGYGLYILTGSTVVDEDSIMHSGTGRIHRMLMRPMSLYESGESNGQISIMDLFYNPDININECESDLTMDGLIFAACRGGWPDSMNQKTREGKLFVAYNYLENICNTDVSAVDGVKRDPDRVRILLRSLARNNSTLAKDKTIIDDINANFMDISRPTYYSYVDALKRLFVIEDNRGWSPNIKSKSAIRSGNKKVFIDPSIAVAALNANPESMENDLETFGFVFENLCIRDLSVYTNSHGGKVSYYHDKSGLEVDCVVHLRDERYALIECKLGSEGIDEGAGNLLKINSLIEKNKKLDNPTFLAVLTGGKYAYTRPDGVKVIPIGCLR; from the coding sequence TGGAGCGATTCTCATTGTCGGACCAAAATGGTGTGGCAAGACAACTACCGGCGAACAGCATGCCAACAGCGTATTGAAACTACAGGATAAAGACAATTTTAAGACAAACATGATGTGGGCAGACATAGAGCCTTCCAGATTATTGAAAGGGGACAAGCCACGATTAATCGATGAATGGCAGGTAGCTCCCGTATTATGGGATTCCGTGAGAACAAGCGTGGATGAAAGTGAAGGCTATGGGCTGTATATTTTAACCGGTTCAACAGTGGTTGATGAAGACAGCATCATGCATTCGGGAACAGGAAGAATCCACAGAATGCTGATGAGGCCTATGAGCTTGTATGAAAGCGGCGAATCAAACGGGCAGATTTCAATCATGGACTTATTTTACAATCCCGACATCAACATCAATGAATGTGAATCCGATTTGACAATGGACGGCTTGATATTTGCAGCATGTCGTGGAGGATGGCCCGATTCGATGAATCAAAAAACCAGAGAAGGCAAGCTCTTTGTTGCATATAACTATTTGGAAAATATTTGCAATACAGATGTTTCTGCTGTTGATGGGGTTAAAAGGGATCCTGATAGAGTAAGAATATTATTGCGTTCACTTGCAAGAAACAATTCCACGCTGGCTAAAGACAAAACCATTATAGATGATATTAACGCTAATTTTATGGATATAAGCCGACCAACATACTATTCATATGTTGATGCCCTGAAAAGATTATTCGTAATTGAGGATAATAGGGGATGGTCACCAAACATCAAATCCAAATCAGCAATCAGATCAGGCAACAAGAAAGTATTCATTGACCCTTCAATTGCAGTGGCGGCATTGAATGCAAATCCTGAATCAATGGAGAATGATTTGGAAACTTTCGGGTTTGTTTTTGAGAATTTGTGCATTCGTGACTTAAGTGTCTATACGAATTCCCATGGTGGAAAGGTTTCATATTATCATGACAAGTCCGGTTTGGAGGTTGACTGTGTTGTTCATTTGAGGGACGAGAGATATGCATTGATAGAATGTAAACTTGGAAGTGAGGGGATAGATGAAGGTGCCGGAAACCTGCTTAAGATTAATAGTTTGATTGAAAAGAATAAAAAATTGGATAATCCGACATTTCTTGCAGTGTTGACTGGTGGAAAATATGCATACACTCGCCCGGATGGTGTTAAAGTCATTCCAATCGGTTGTTTGAGATAG